A portion of the Juglans microcarpa x Juglans regia isolate MS1-56 chromosome 1D, Jm3101_v1.0, whole genome shotgun sequence genome contains these proteins:
- the LOC121236558 gene encoding xyloglucan 6-xylosyltransferase 2-like yields the protein MLERCLGVRRVRQIQRAVRHSTVTFLCLFLTVVVLRGTIGAGKFGTPEQDFNEIRGHLYSRGRRVEPHRVLEEAQPDSESDQSNNYATFDISKILVDEEPEEKPDPNKQYSLGPKISDWDERRIEWLKNNPDFPNFIRPNKPRVLLVTGSSPKPCENPVGDHYLLKSIKNKIDYCRLHGIEVFYNMALLDAEMAGFWAKLPLIRKLLLSHPEIEFLWWMDSDAMFTDMAFEVPWERYKDHNFVMHGWNEMVYDEKNWIGLNTGSFLLRNCQWSLDILDAWAPMGPKGKIRDEAGKILTRELKGRPVFEADDQSAMVYLLMKERSTWGDKVYLESAYYLHGYWGILVDRYEEMIENYHPGLGDHRWPLVTHFVGCKPCGKFGDYPVERCLRQMDRAYNFGDNQILQIYGFTHKSLASRRVKRVRNETSNPLEVKDELGLLHPAFKAVKVSTAS from the coding sequence ATGCTGGAGCGGTGCTTGGGAGTCCGCCGAGTCCGCCAGATCCAGCGCGCGGTTCGGCACAGCACCGTCACCTTCCTCTGCCTCTTCCTCACCGTGGTCGTCCTACGTGGGACCATCGGCGCCGGCAAGTTTGGCACCCCTGAGCAGGACTTCAACGAGATCCGAGGCCACCTCTACTCGCGCGGCCGGCGGGTCGAGCCCCACCGCGTGCTCGAGGAGGCACAGCCCGACTCCGAGTCCGACCAATCCAACAACTACGCCACGTTCGATATTTCAAAAATCCTCGTGGACGAAGAGCCCGAGGAAAAGCCCGACCCTAACAAGCAATACAGTCTCGGCCCGAAGATCTCTGACTGGGACGAACGGAGAATCGAGTGGCTGAAAAACAACCCGGATTTCCCAAACTTCATCAGACCTAATAAGCCCCGGGTCCTCCTGGTCACCGGGTCTTCCCCAAAACCTTGCGAAAACCCGGTCGGCGACCATTACCTATTGAAGTCCATCAAGAACAAAATTGATTACTGCAGGCTACATGGGATCGAGGTTTTCTACAACATGGCCCTTCTTGATGCCGAGATGGCAGGTTTCTGGGCTAAACTTCCACTGATTCGGAAGCTCCTGCTGTCGCACCCCGAAATCGAGTTCCTCTGGTGGATGGACAGTGACGCAATGTTCACCGACATGGCGTTCGAGGTCCCCTGGGAGCGCTACAAAGACCACAACTTCGTTATGCACGGTTGGAACGAGATGGTGTACGACGAGAAAAACTGGATCGGTCTGAACACCGGTAGCTTTCTGTTAAGGAACTGTCAGTGGTCGTTGGATATTCTCGACGCGTGGGCCCCGATGGGTCCAAAGGGAAAAATAAGAGACGAGGCCGGTAAGATACTGACCAGAGAGCTCAAAGGTAGGCCGGTCTTCGAGGCCGACGATCAGTCCGCAATGGTGTATTTGTTAATGAAGGAGAGGAGTACATGGGGAGATAAAGTTTATCTAGAAAGCGCGTATTATCTCCACGGTTATTGGGGGATTCTGGTCGATAGGTACGAGGAGATGATCGAGAACTACCATCCGGGACTCGGCGACCACCGGTGGCCGCTGGTGACCCATTTTGTTGGTTGCAAGCCTTGCGGGAAGTTTGGGGATTATCCAGTGGAGAGATGCTTGAGGCAAATGGACCGGGCGTACAACTTCGGTGACAATCAGATTCTTCAGATTTATGGGTTCACGCACAAGTCCCTGGCTAGTAGGAGAGTGAAGAGGGTGAGGAACGAGACCAGCAATCCGCTTGAAGTGAAGGACGAGCTCGGCTTGCTTCACCCTGCGTTCAAGGCTGTCAAGGTATCTACGGCTTCTTGA